One segment of Allorhodopirellula heiligendammensis DNA contains the following:
- a CDS encoding RDD family protein: protein MLGVGESSVRPLDTTIEVVTPENIAFQYQLAGPFRRLPAYVIDVLVRYGMMFCIVMVLWFLVGTLAIELLGAFAVGAVLVCYFVISWFYGASMETYFNGRTVGKWMFGIRVIDIDGCPITGRRAIVRNLLRVADMAPMAALPQLAVDVPPVFFIPTGIVGLISVICTRRMQRLGDIAAGTMVIVDEKTWRLPIAKVEDPRVAPLASFIPGDYSVSRSMARTLAIYVERRHYLTPGRRAEIARHLAIPLIERFDFVPSVDFDLLLLALYYRTFLSAPTDEPADLGPLAGYSPLRRDQARVVPS from the coding sequence ATGCTGGGAGTCGGTGAGAGCTCAGTGCGTCCGCTCGATACCACGATCGAGGTGGTGACGCCTGAGAACATTGCTTTTCAGTACCAGCTGGCGGGGCCATTTCGGCGGCTGCCAGCCTATGTCATCGACGTGTTGGTGCGTTATGGAATGATGTTCTGCATCGTGATGGTGCTGTGGTTCTTGGTCGGGACACTGGCCATCGAACTCCTGGGGGCGTTCGCCGTGGGCGCAGTTCTGGTCTGCTACTTTGTGATCAGTTGGTTTTACGGGGCCTCGATGGAGACCTATTTCAATGGCCGCACGGTCGGCAAGTGGATGTTTGGTATCCGCGTGATCGACATCGATGGATGCCCGATCACTGGTCGGCGCGCGATTGTGCGGAATCTATTGCGGGTCGCCGACATGGCCCCGATGGCGGCTCTCCCTCAGCTCGCCGTAGACGTGCCGCCTGTATTTTTCATTCCCACTGGGATCGTGGGGCTAATCAGTGTGATCTGCACGCGACGGATGCAGCGGCTCGGTGACATTGCGGCCGGGACCATGGTAATCGTCGATGAAAAAACATGGCGGCTACCGATTGCCAAGGTGGAGGATCCACGAGTGGCGCCATTGGCCTCATTCATCCCAGGGGACTACAGCGTTTCTCGGAGTATGGCGCGGACGCTGGCAATTTATGTTGAGCGGCGTCATTACCTGACACCCGGTCGCCGTGCTGAAATCGCACGTCATCTCGCCATCCCTTTGATCGAGAGGTTCGATTTTGTCCCTAGCGTCGACTTCGATTTACTCCTGCTTGCGCTATACTACCGCACCTTCCTGTCCGCCCCCACCGACGAGCCCGCCGATCTGGGGCCGCTGGCCGGATACAGCCCGCTGCGGCGTGACCAAGCACGCGTCGTTCCATCGTAG
- a CDS encoding Nif3-like dinuclear metal center hexameric protein — translation MQIQHFCQAMAELAPVRFAEDWDNVGLLLGDRTATATRVMTCLTVTPAVIDEAEAENVDLVIAHHPLPFQPLRKITVDSAAGELVWRLCRNGTALYSAHTAYDSAPGGINDQWCDALRVKGVGALIPKPNLGGAGEQLGPAAWDGYIEKDEGSAKNRGDRSLGAGRYGDLPDWRSAHEILKLAAEFSGATRPRMVGDPQRPVRRIGFACGSGGSFVGAAGRVGCELLITGEATFHTCLEAENTGITLVMLGHYASERFAMESLAQRLQTLPQLVKIHAKSTPVDNFRVWASRRERDVIAVDRNSPNP, via the coding sequence ATGCAAATCCAACACTTTTGCCAGGCGATGGCTGAGCTTGCTCCGGTGCGGTTCGCCGAAGACTGGGACAACGTCGGCTTGCTGCTGGGTGACCGGACGGCAACGGCCACGCGCGTGATGACCTGTTTGACGGTCACTCCCGCGGTCATTGACGAAGCCGAGGCGGAAAATGTTGACCTCGTCATCGCTCATCACCCATTGCCGTTTCAGCCGCTGAGAAAAATCACGGTGGATTCAGCCGCCGGTGAACTGGTATGGCGACTGTGCCGCAACGGGACGGCTCTGTATAGCGCCCATACTGCCTATGACTCCGCGCCCGGGGGGATCAACGATCAGTGGTGTGACGCGTTGAGGGTGAAAGGGGTGGGTGCATTGATACCCAAGCCGAACTTGGGCGGGGCGGGTGAGCAACTCGGACCGGCGGCATGGGACGGCTACATTGAGAAGGATGAGGGCAGTGCGAAGAATAGGGGAGATAGGTCGCTCGGGGCGGGGCGGTATGGGGATCTGCCCGACTGGCGCTCTGCGCATGAAATTTTAAAGCTCGCTGCGGAATTTTCGGGAGCGACGCGGCCGCGAATGGTAGGAGATCCGCAGCGACCCGTGCGGCGAATCGGCTTTGCTTGTGGCAGTGGTGGCAGTTTCGTAGGGGCCGCCGGTCGGGTTGGTTGTGAACTGCTGATTACCGGCGAGGCCACCTTTCACACGTGTCTGGAAGCGGAAAACACGGGGATAACGCTCGTGATGCTCGGACACTATGCCAGCGAGCGGTTTGCGATGGAGAGTCTGGCCCAGCGTTTGCAAACTCTGCCCCAGCTGGTCAAAATTCATGCCAAATCGACTCCGGTAGACAACTTTCGGGTTTGGGCGAGTCGCCGCGAGCGGGATGTGATCGCAGTTGACCGAAATTCGCCAAACCCGTAA
- a CDS encoding POT family MFS transporter, protein MSSPAVDPVAGPETESGKSSFTYRTRPAASPGMPSGIPYIIGNEAAERFSFYGMKAILTIFMVEYLHWMGTSAPAATAGMSNAEATEHFHTFTAAAYFFPVFGALLADVFLGKYRTILYLSIVYCVGHAALALMGSPPVNAGTWLFIGLLLISIGSGGIKPCVSANVGDQFGKANQHLLTKVYQWFYFSINLGAFVSTLLTPWVLQHYGPHWAFGIPGVLMAVATLLFWLGRKEFVHIPPGGMAFVRETFSWTGISAILKLMIIFSFIAVFWALFDQTGSSWVLQTKSLDRTFLGMTWLESQIQAVNPIFILTLIPLFQFVIYPLVNRVFTLTPIRKISIGLFVMMGGFAIVSVLQEKIDSGLEPSLGWQFFAYVVLTASEVMVSITGLEFAYTQAPKNMKSIVMALFLLSVSLGNIFTASVNHFIQTPAVTGLVSGLASAQLTPGTEITEGGFTSTVLPLENDDAQIRQLSIAGPDGKTGTDDDVVISVDNEGVMQSMTNASKPIFEAAADKIEKAFFDGASASADTLPSITQIDSLLEGLQDAHGNPIQYKLISRDRYQLASAGADGVEWTKWDETLTGILQRPNDDEEQDAYSWLERKKIELLGQDDPAKIAAAKAKIDQERGGGTESTFSRDYAIGGRVLLEGADYFWFWTTCIFVAAVIFVPVGYFYKEKTYIQDDTDGPLDERSTAEESLVS, encoded by the coding sequence ATGTCATCACCCGCAGTCGATCCAGTCGCTGGTCCCGAAACCGAATCGGGCAAGTCGTCATTCACTTATCGCACCCGACCCGCTGCATCGCCCGGCATGCCCAGTGGGATTCCCTATATCATTGGGAACGAAGCCGCCGAGCGATTCAGCTTCTACGGGATGAAGGCCATCCTGACGATCTTCATGGTCGAGTATTTGCACTGGATGGGTACCAGCGCGCCGGCGGCAACGGCAGGGATGAGCAATGCTGAGGCCACCGAGCATTTCCACACCTTCACCGCCGCAGCCTATTTCTTTCCCGTTTTCGGGGCACTGTTGGCCGACGTCTTCCTGGGCAAGTACCGGACGATCTTATATCTCTCGATCGTGTACTGCGTCGGCCACGCGGCCCTGGCCCTGATGGGATCGCCGCCGGTGAACGCGGGTACGTGGCTGTTCATCGGTCTCCTGTTGATCTCGATTGGATCGGGTGGCATCAAACCATGTGTGTCGGCCAACGTCGGTGACCAGTTCGGGAAAGCCAACCAGCATTTGCTTACGAAAGTATACCAGTGGTTCTATTTCAGTATTAACCTCGGTGCATTCGTCTCCACCCTCCTGACACCGTGGGTGCTGCAGCACTACGGACCGCACTGGGCATTCGGCATTCCTGGCGTGCTGATGGCCGTGGCCACCCTGCTGTTCTGGTTAGGCCGAAAAGAGTTTGTCCACATCCCGCCCGGAGGAATGGCATTCGTACGAGAAACGTTCAGCTGGACCGGCATTTCCGCGATCCTCAAGTTGATGATTATTTTCTCATTCATCGCGGTATTTTGGGCGCTATTCGATCAAACCGGCTCGTCGTGGGTACTGCAGACGAAGAGTCTCGATCGAACGTTCTTAGGCATGACGTGGCTGGAATCACAAATCCAAGCCGTTAACCCCATTTTTATCCTGACGCTCATCCCGCTCTTCCAGTTCGTCATTTATCCGCTGGTCAATCGTGTCTTTACGCTCACCCCCATTCGCAAAATCTCCATTGGCTTGTTTGTGATGATGGGTGGCTTTGCGATCGTGTCGGTGCTCCAAGAAAAAATCGATTCAGGATTGGAACCTTCGCTCGGGTGGCAGTTTTTTGCCTACGTGGTGTTAACCGCCTCGGAAGTCATGGTGTCGATCACGGGTCTAGAGTTTGCCTACACGCAAGCCCCGAAGAACATGAAATCAATCGTGATGGCATTGTTCTTACTGTCTGTCTCGCTGGGCAATATCTTTACCGCTTCGGTCAATCACTTTATCCAAACCCCTGCGGTCACCGGCCTCGTCAGTGGCCTTGCTTCCGCTCAGCTCACGCCGGGGACGGAGATCACCGAAGGTGGTTTCACGTCGACCGTGCTGCCACTGGAAAATGACGATGCCCAAATCCGGCAGCTCTCCATCGCGGGGCCTGATGGCAAGACTGGGACTGACGACGACGTCGTGATCAGCGTCGATAACGAAGGTGTCATGCAATCCATGACGAATGCGTCCAAGCCCATTTTTGAAGCTGCCGCCGACAAAATCGAAAAGGCATTCTTCGATGGGGCGAGCGCGTCCGCTGATACGCTGCCAAGTATCACGCAGATTGACAGTTTGTTGGAAGGTCTGCAGGACGCTCATGGCAACCCAATTCAATACAAGTTGATTTCTCGAGACCGCTACCAGCTCGCCTCCGCCGGTGCTGATGGCGTCGAGTGGACGAAGTGGGACGAAACCTTGACAGGAATCCTGCAACGCCCCAATGACGACGAGGAACAGGATGCGTACAGTTGGCTGGAACGCAAAAAGATCGAATTGCTCGGCCAAGATGACCCCGCCAAGATCGCTGCAGCGAAAGCGAAGATCGACCAAGAACGCGGCGGTGGCACGGAGTCGACATTCTCACGCGACTATGCCATCGGGGGCCGCGTGCTGCTCGAAGGCGCCGACTACTTTTGGTTCTGGACCACGTGCATTTTCGTCGCCGCGGTCATCTTTGTTCCGGTCGGTTACTTCTACAAAGAGAAGACCTATATCCAGGACGACACCGACGGCCCCCTCGACGAACGCTCCACCGCTGAGGAGTCGTTGGTATCATGA